A single Aggregatilinea lenta DNA region contains:
- a CDS encoding PPC domain-containing protein, translated as MGFEDLDDLSELDEMPPFEEDLDLPGFEEPDEGGISRTFKIVGALLMLAVIAIVGILIVLALGGGDEVSPNELTSTAVIQTNTAVAMNFGYTQTAAQIAFEASQTAVREFELAGTVTQNAIFEAQTQSAANAAATATAEAQLTQTAVAAATSAAEQAASTAAARQATQTAQAEANDATGTAVAQSNGATQTAVAVAARLSGHLVDESNNPFSGVTIRLYRDDGDGVFTPSDVTTVTIPEEGTPLAVTGVPFEEATAGATEEAPSIAYGEAMTETLEDTTPVEWVFDGSAGDVVTVSAVAGDEVSMDMFVEMVGPDGTIVAEDDDSGDGLNALIENFELPEDGTYALRVSSVSGPGDYTLTLTTPNNPASAGPEPEATADAGATEEAGGAAYHPSGGEGHIVLVSGSRQGAQPTPTIELGDEFIGEIITGEGGEFDFGSLEPGVYWLLVDYTSLPADIQAQIPPTDEVLIQVNVPTAGEITFTVGIPPTPTPDLEGISATMTALAELGVSPTTPPTLEMATEEAGVEALPSALPTTGFFSDIADQAGDIDGTNGLTLLAIAAAGLVSVVVIARKLRTPS; from the coding sequence ATGGGCTTCGAAGACCTGGACGACCTGAGCGAACTGGACGAGATGCCACCGTTCGAAGAAGACCTGGATCTGCCGGGCTTCGAAGAACCGGATGAGGGCGGCATCAGCCGGACGTTTAAGATCGTCGGCGCGCTGCTCATGCTGGCGGTCATCGCCATCGTTGGGATCCTGATCGTGCTGGCCCTGGGCGGCGGCGATGAAGTAAGCCCCAACGAGCTGACCTCGACTGCCGTCATTCAGACCAACACCGCAGTGGCGATGAATTTTGGATATACGCAGACGGCGGCACAGATCGCCTTCGAAGCCAGCCAGACCGCCGTGCGCGAGTTCGAGTTGGCCGGGACGGTGACGCAGAACGCCATCTTTGAGGCGCAGACACAGTCCGCGGCTAACGCCGCTGCGACGGCCACCGCCGAAGCGCAGCTTACGCAGACGGCGGTGGCTGCCGCGACGTCTGCCGCCGAACAGGCCGCCTCGACCGCTGCCGCGCGTCAGGCGACGCAGACCGCTCAGGCGGAAGCGAACGACGCGACCGGAACCGCTGTGGCGCAGTCGAACGGCGCGACGCAGACCGCCGTGGCCGTGGCCGCGCGCCTCTCCGGGCATCTGGTGGACGAATCGAACAACCCGTTTTCGGGCGTGACGATCCGGCTCTACCGTGACGACGGCGACGGCGTGTTTACGCCGTCCGACGTGACGACCGTGACCATCCCCGAAGAAGGCACTCCCCTCGCAGTGACCGGTGTGCCCTTCGAAGAGGCGACTGCTGGCGCGACCGAAGAAGCGCCCTCCATCGCTTACGGTGAAGCCATGACGGAGACGCTGGAAGACACGACCCCGGTCGAGTGGGTCTTCGACGGCAGCGCGGGTGACGTGGTCACCGTTAGCGCGGTGGCCGGTGACGAAGTCAGCATGGATATGTTCGTCGAGATGGTCGGCCCGGACGGTACGATTGTGGCCGAAGACGACGACAGCGGCGACGGCCTGAACGCGCTCATCGAGAACTTTGAGCTGCCCGAAGACGGCACCTACGCCTTGCGGGTCAGCAGTGTGTCCGGCCCCGGCGACTATACGCTGACGCTGACCACGCCCAATAATCCGGCGTCTGCTGGGCCGGAGCCTGAAGCGACCGCCGACGCCGGCGCGACCGAAGAAGCGGGCGGCGCGGCGTATCATCCGTCCGGCGGCGAGGGCCACATCGTGCTGGTCAGCGGCAGCCGCCAGGGCGCACAGCCCACGCCGACCATCGAGCTGGGCGACGAGTTCATCGGCGAGATTATCACCGGCGAAGGCGGCGAGTTCGACTTCGGCTCGCTGGAGCCGGGTGTCTACTGGCTGCTGGTCGATTACACGTCGCTGCCAGCCGACATCCAGGCGCAGATCCCGCCCACGGACGAGGTCCTGATCCAGGTGAATGTGCCGACGGCGGGCGAGATCACCTTTACGGTCGGCATTCCGCCCACGCCCACGCCGGACCTGGAAGGTATCAGTGCGACCATGACGGCGCTCGCGGAACTGGGCGTGTCGCCCACGACCCCGCCCACTCTTGAGATGGCTACGGAAGAAGCCGGCGTAGAGGCGCTGCCCTCGGCACTGCCCACCACGGGCTTCTTCTCCGACATCGCCGATCAGGCGGGCGACATTGATGGCACCAACGGTCTGACGCTGCTGGCAATCGCGGCGGCGGGACTGGTGTCCGTCGTGGTCATCGCGCGCAAGCTGCGTACACCGAGCTAA
- a CDS encoding glutamate mutase L: protein MAFEHVNSILLADIGSVHTRLALVDVVEGQYRFVAGARVRTTAEAPLGSVGIGLDRAAQQITAATGRTLIVPGSESPFLMPEANGHGVDQFLATASAGRPGRVLVAGLTPEMSLASARHVLAGSPVTVVDTISPYDGRTPDQRISAILSAHPDLILIAGGTDEGTESLVLDMAGTVRDALMAMRGQPPSVLYAGNRALRPQIKRLLSTRAAMFYAPNVRPDMREEQVFPAQIELSLAYDDFRSHQPGGFAEVARYSPIGIVPTVQGTISAVRYLTELPRRGVGPLVVDIGSTNSALVAGVHKETRFSVHTGLGIGHSLVDTLDTLKLDTLRKWLPPDVTDDELWDYAHNKALRPATVPGSPRDLMIEQAVAREIVRRMVRGSRAEWGLGRGDLPPAFSPVIAAGAVLTDAQHPGVSAMLLLDALQPVGITELRLDPYNLLSGLGVAAYLKPIITVQMLDGDALLPLATAFSPLGAARNGQSAMTVQIRPASGRTITHTVRGGEIWMAPVSPGMVCNVSIKLRRGLSINGKRRLKLHVVAGAAGIIFDARGRPLALPRPKERVARFERWLAAMTGGDVAPDEPGEEVLAPQEDAAHAVLS, encoded by the coding sequence ATGGCGTTTGAGCACGTCAACTCGATCCTGTTGGCCGACATCGGCAGCGTGCATACGCGCCTGGCGCTGGTCGACGTGGTCGAAGGACAGTATCGCTTCGTGGCCGGGGCGCGCGTGCGCACCACGGCGGAAGCGCCCCTGGGCAGCGTCGGCATCGGCCTGGACCGCGCGGCGCAGCAGATTACCGCCGCGACCGGGCGCACCCTGATCGTGCCCGGCTCCGAAAGTCCCTTCCTGATGCCCGAAGCCAACGGCCACGGCGTCGATCAGTTCCTGGCGACGGCCAGCGCGGGGCGACCCGGACGCGTGCTGGTGGCGGGCCTCACGCCCGAAATGAGCCTCGCCAGCGCCCGGCACGTCCTGGCGGGCAGCCCCGTGACCGTGGTCGACACGATCAGCCCCTACGATGGCCGCACACCCGACCAGCGTATCAGCGCTATCCTCAGCGCCCACCCCGACCTGATCCTGATCGCGGGCGGCACCGACGAGGGCACGGAATCGCTCGTGCTCGACATGGCCGGGACCGTACGTGACGCGCTGATGGCGATGCGCGGCCAGCCGCCGAGCGTGCTGTACGCGGGCAACCGCGCGCTGCGCCCGCAGATCAAACGCCTGCTCTCGACGCGCGCGGCGATGTTCTACGCGCCTAACGTGCGCCCTGACATGCGCGAGGAGCAGGTGTTCCCCGCGCAGATCGAACTGTCCCTGGCCTACGACGATTTCCGCAGCCACCAGCCCGGCGGCTTTGCCGAGGTCGCGCGCTATAGCCCAATCGGCATCGTGCCGACGGTGCAGGGCACGATCAGCGCGGTGCGCTACCTCACGGAGCTGCCCCGGCGCGGTGTTGGCCCGCTGGTGGTGGACATTGGCAGCACCAACAGCGCGCTCGTCGCGGGCGTGCACAAAGAGACACGCTTTTCGGTCCATACCGGGCTGGGCATCGGCCACAGCCTCGTTGATACCCTCGACACGCTCAAGCTCGACACGCTGCGTAAGTGGCTGCCGCCGGACGTGACCGACGACGAGCTGTGGGATTACGCGCATAACAAGGCGCTGCGCCCGGCGACCGTGCCCGGCAGCCCGCGCGATCTGATGATCGAGCAGGCGGTCGCGCGCGAGATCGTGCGGCGCATGGTGCGCGGGTCGCGCGCCGAGTGGGGCCTGGGACGCGGCGACCTGCCGCCCGCGTTTAGCCCGGTGATCGCGGCGGGTGCGGTGCTGACCGACGCGCAGCATCCCGGCGTGTCGGCCATGTTGCTGCTGGACGCGCTCCAGCCGGTGGGTATCACCGAGCTGCGGCTGGACCCGTACAACCTGCTGTCCGGTCTGGGTGTGGCGGCCTATCTCAAGCCGATCATCACCGTGCAGATGCTGGACGGCGACGCGCTGCTGCCGCTGGCGACGGCGTTCAGTCCGCTGGGCGCGGCGCGGAACGGCCAGAGCGCGATGACCGTGCAGATCCGCCCGGCGTCGGGCCGGACGATCACGCACACCGTGCGCGGCGGCGAGATCTGGATGGCTCCCGTGTCGCCCGGCATGGTCTGCAATGTGTCGATCAAGCTGCGGCGCGGCCTGTCGATCAACGGCAAGCGGCGGCTCAAGCTGCACGTGGTGGCGGGCGCGGCGGGCATCATCTTCGACGCGCGCGGACGTCCACTGGCGCTGCCGCGCCCCAAAGAGCGGGTGGCGCGCTTCGAGCGCTGGCTGGCGGCCATGACCGGCGGCGATGTCGCCCCGGACGAGCCGGGTGAAGAAGTGCTGGCGCCCCAGGAGGACGCGGCCCATGCCGTACTATCCTGA